The following coding sequences are from one Carassius auratus strain Wakin chromosome 15, ASM336829v1, whole genome shotgun sequence window:
- the LOC113114622 gene encoding interleukin-1 receptor accessory protein-like isoform X1, whose amino-acid sequence MMPLVFTLLCLCVLKMGGFSASVTQPTVQSELQCHDWGVWSEGSVRVYDGEVAYIYCPLFSYPTLYSYSQIQNSSLSLLWYRHTHTHELEQPINLRLHTLHKDREYLWIQPASVQDAGLYICMLRNIASCVKIGVKLEVVQKDGECDLRARPHLNVTIPIQSERTLTCPDLNTLTLPNSTHSVSWYHFCSTHLFQGHRKLKGDDLVIYWMMESYTGLYTCVVSYQMNGRMLQFTRNINVTAVVPNIGSKVPIILNPASNQIYTVTLGDTVTLSCRVHLPHLYEEKHHIWWTIDKKTLEQLADPRFSSPEATLLSYEYGDEMKERVLNVMDFSADDLQREFNCSVRNSQGFNTRRAVLKAEPYVPTLELGCGLGVTLALMLMMFVIYHVFWLELLLLYRSWFGSDERYTDDKQYDVYISYARNSEEEEFVLSTLRRVLETEFGYSVCIFDRDSLPGGNLMESVLRCMQACRRLLVVLSSDCLCEKSISLLECRLCLYLHHAARFPIITVRRRTISASCGDITQLRNNSTSIRWHDTRSERTNSRFWKLLRLALPLRPLALGKRLIDSTSSHSDLASVATRYTHAQTVSLSQRSKGGRSGMRHQSVRDRSGRSCEQKGRGCAICVSFQESRRIWGGVIAAHWNTHLHQPVANGTIPHATHNSNTEPGDIPGNDLCPCEPINNNQTNELQTTYC is encoded by the exons GATGCCGTTGGTCTTCACACTTCTCTGCCTCTGTGTTTTAAAGATGGGCGGCTTCTCAGCATCTGTCACTCAACCCACCGTCCAATCAG agcttCAGTGTCATGACTGGGGCGTGTGGAGCGAGGGTTCGGTGCGGGTGTATGACGGGGAGGTGGCGTATATCTACTGTCCGCTCTTCTCTTATCCCACGCTCTACAGCTACAGTCAGATTCAGAACAGCAGTCTGTCTCTGCTGTGgtaccgacacacacacacacacgagctggAGCAGCCCATCAACCTCAGACTACACACACTGCACAAAGACCGCGAGTACCTGTGGATACAGCCGGCCTCGGTGCAGGACGCAGGACTCTACATCTGCATGCTCCG caacattgcctCGTGTGTGAAGATCGGCGTGAAGCTGGAGGTGGTTCAGAAAGACGGAGAGTGTGACCTGAGAGCTCGACCTCACCTGAACGTGACCATCCCGATACAGAGCGAGCGAACCCTCACCTGTCCAGACCTGAACACACTCACGCTGCCCAACAGCACACACTCCGTCAGCTGGTACCAC TTCTGCAGTACTCATCTGTTTCAAGGACACCGAAAGCTGAAAGGAGATGATCTGGTGATCTACTGGATGATGGAGTCGTACACAGGCCTCTACACCTGTGTGGTTTCATATCAGATGAACGGACGCATGCTTCAGTTCACACGCAACATTAATGTCACTGCTGTTG TTCCTAATATTGGCAGTAAAGTTCCCATCATCCTGAATCCCGCGAGTAATCAGATCTACACGGTGACTCTGG GAGATACAGTGACACTGTCCTGTCGTGTGCATCTGCCTCACCTGTACGAGGAAAAGCACCACATCTGGTGGACCATCGATAAAAAAACCTTGGAGCAACTCGCTGACCCACGATTCAGCTCACCTGAGGCCAC gcTTCTGTCATATGAGTACGGTGACGAGATGAAAGAACGAGTCCTGAATGTGATGGATTTTTCAGCTGATGACCTGCAGAGGGAGTTTAACTGCTCTGTCAGAAACAGCCAAGGGTTCAACACCCGCCGAGCCGTACTGAAGGCCGAAC cgtaCGTCCCGACTCTAGAGCTGGGCTGTGGTTTAGGAGTGACGCTGGCGCTCATGTTGATGATGTTCGTCATCTATCACGTGTTCTGGCTCGAGCTGCTGCTGCTCTATCGCTCGTGGTTCGGCTCAGATGAGAGATACACAG ATGATAAGCAGTATGACGTGTACATCTCATACGCTCGCAACAGTGAGGAGGAGGAGTTCGTTCTGTCCACGCTGCGTCGAGTCCTGGAGACTGAGTTCGGTTACTCTGTCTGCATCTTCGACAGGGACAGTCTTCCTGGAGGAA atctgATGGAGTCGGTTCTCAGGTGTATGCAGGCGTGTCGGCGGCTGCTGGTGGTGTTGAGCTCGGATTGTTTGTGTGAGAAGAGCATCAGTCTGCTGGAGTGTCGTCTGTGTTTGTACCTGCATCACGCGGCGCGTTTTCCCATCATCACTGTGAGACGACGCACGATTAGCGCCTCCTGCGGCGACATCACGCAACTGCGCAACAACTCCACCTCCATCCGCTGGCACGACACGCGCTCCGAGCGAACCAACTCACGCTTCTGGAAACTTCTGCGGCTCGCGCTGCCTCTGCGACCACTTGCGCTCGGGAAAAGACTCATCGATAGCACTTCCTCCCATTCGGACCTGGCGTCTGTCGCGACACGTTACACACATGCGCAGACCGTCTCGCTCAGTCAACGTAGCAAAGGGGGGCGGAGCGGAATGAGACACCAGAGCGTACGTGACAGAAGTGGGCGGAGCTGTGAACAAAAGGGGCGGGGCTGCGCAATCTGCGTGAGCTTTCAGGAAAGTCGTCGAATTTGGGGCGGAGTTATCGCTGCCCATTGGAACACACACCTGCATCAACCTGTAGCCAATGGGACGATACCTCACGCCACACACAACTCCAACACTGAACCCGGAGACATCCCTGGGAACGATCTTTGCCCTTGTGAACCAATCAACAACAACCAGACAAATGAGCTACAAACCACTTACTGTTGA
- the LOC113114622 gene encoding interleukin-1 receptor accessory protein-like isoform X3 — translation MMPLVFTLLCLCVLKMGGFSASVTQPTVQSELQCHDWGVWSEGSVRVYDGEVAYIYCPLFSYPTLYSYSQIQNSSLSLLWYRHTHTHELEQPINLRLHTLHKDREYLWIQPASVQDAGLYICMLRNIASCVKIGVKLEVVQKDGECDLRARPHLNVTIPIQSERTLTCPDLNTLTLPNSTHSVSWYHFCSTHLFQGHRKLKGDDLVIYWMMESYTGLYTCVVSYQMNGRMLQFTRNINVTAVVPNIGSKVPIILNPASNQIYTVTLGDTVTLSCRVHLPHLYEEKHHIWWTIDKKTLEQLADPRFSSPEATLLSYEYGDEMKERVLNVMDFSADDLQREFNCSVRNSQGFNTRRAVLKAEPYVPTLELGCGLGVTLALMLMMFVIYHVFWLELLLLYRSWFGSDERYTDDKQYDVYISYARNSEEEEFVLSTLRRVLETEFGYSVCIFDRDSLPGGTITADTLRFVGQSRRLVVVASPCSAVRGTRALLERTNMMHGRSLRVVLIQFKPFKGKIWFKELRQVGLALTLISWKGQKSAPLSSRFWKQLQLELPMRRDTQHTHTPLQDITQHTPDTQNTRQAEEKLIHPYSSSAL, via the exons GATGCCGTTGGTCTTCACACTTCTCTGCCTCTGTGTTTTAAAGATGGGCGGCTTCTCAGCATCTGTCACTCAACCCACCGTCCAATCAG agcttCAGTGTCATGACTGGGGCGTGTGGAGCGAGGGTTCGGTGCGGGTGTATGACGGGGAGGTGGCGTATATCTACTGTCCGCTCTTCTCTTATCCCACGCTCTACAGCTACAGTCAGATTCAGAACAGCAGTCTGTCTCTGCTGTGgtaccgacacacacacacacacgagctggAGCAGCCCATCAACCTCAGACTACACACACTGCACAAAGACCGCGAGTACCTGTGGATACAGCCGGCCTCGGTGCAGGACGCAGGACTCTACATCTGCATGCTCCG caacattgcctCGTGTGTGAAGATCGGCGTGAAGCTGGAGGTGGTTCAGAAAGACGGAGAGTGTGACCTGAGAGCTCGACCTCACCTGAACGTGACCATCCCGATACAGAGCGAGCGAACCCTCACCTGTCCAGACCTGAACACACTCACGCTGCCCAACAGCACACACTCCGTCAGCTGGTACCAC TTCTGCAGTACTCATCTGTTTCAAGGACACCGAAAGCTGAAAGGAGATGATCTGGTGATCTACTGGATGATGGAGTCGTACACAGGCCTCTACACCTGTGTGGTTTCATATCAGATGAACGGACGCATGCTTCAGTTCACACGCAACATTAATGTCACTGCTGTTG TTCCTAATATTGGCAGTAAAGTTCCCATCATCCTGAATCCCGCGAGTAATCAGATCTACACGGTGACTCTGG GAGATACAGTGACACTGTCCTGTCGTGTGCATCTGCCTCACCTGTACGAGGAAAAGCACCACATCTGGTGGACCATCGATAAAAAAACCTTGGAGCAACTCGCTGACCCACGATTCAGCTCACCTGAGGCCAC gcTTCTGTCATATGAGTACGGTGACGAGATGAAAGAACGAGTCCTGAATGTGATGGATTTTTCAGCTGATGACCTGCAGAGGGAGTTTAACTGCTCTGTCAGAAACAGCCAAGGGTTCAACACCCGCCGAGCCGTACTGAAGGCCGAAC cgtaCGTCCCGACTCTAGAGCTGGGCTGTGGTTTAGGAGTGACGCTGGCGCTCATGTTGATGATGTTCGTCATCTATCACGTGTTCTGGCTCGAGCTGCTGCTGCTCTATCGCTCGTGGTTCGGCTCAGATGAGAGATACACAG ATGATAAGCAGTATGACGTGTACATCTCATACGCTCGCAACAGTGAGGAGGAGGAGTTCGTTCTGTCCACGCTGCGTCGAGTCCTGGAGACTGAGTTCGGTTACTCTGTCTGCATCTTCGACAGGGACAGTCTTCCTGGAGGAA CTATAACAGCTGATACGCTGAGGTTTGTGGGTCAGAGCCGCCGGCTGGTGGTGGTTGCGAGTCCGTGCAGCGCTGTCCGCGGGACACGGGCTCTGCTCGAGCGGACCAACATGATGCACGGCCGCAGCCTCAGGGTGGTTCTGATCCAGTTCAAACCGTTCAAGGGGAAGATCTGGTTCAAAGAGCTGCGCCAAGTCGGGCTGGCACTGACGCTCATAAGCTGGAAGGGCCAGAAATCAGCCCCTCTGTCCTCACGCTTCTGGAAACAGCTGCAGCTCGAGCTGCCCATGAGGAgggacacacaacacacacacaccccgctACAGGACATCACACAACACACACCCGACACACAAAACACACGTCAGGCAGAAGAGAAACTCATCCATCCTTATTCTTCAAGTGCCTTATAG
- the LOC113114622 gene encoding interleukin-1 receptor accessory protein-like isoform X2: protein MPLVFTLLCLCVLKMGGFSASVTQPTVQSELQCHDWGVWSEGSVRVYDGEVAYIYCPLFSYPTLYSYSQIQNSSLSLLWYRHTHTHELEQPINLRLHTLHKDREYLWIQPASVQDAGLYICMLRNIASCVKIGVKLEVVQKDGECDLRARPHLNVTIPIQSERTLTCPDLNTLTLPNSTHSVSWYHFCSTHLFQGHRKLKGDDLVIYWMMESYTGLYTCVVSYQMNGRMLQFTRNINVTAVVPNIGSKVPIILNPASNQIYTVTLGDTVTLSCRVHLPHLYEEKHHIWWTIDKKTLEQLADPRFSSPEATLLSYEYGDEMKERVLNVMDFSADDLQREFNCSVRNSQGFNTRRAVLKAEPYVPTLELGCGLGVTLALMLMMFVIYHVFWLELLLLYRSWFGSDERYTDDKQYDVYISYARNSEEEEFVLSTLRRVLETEFGYSVCIFDRDSLPGGNLMESVLRCMQACRRLLVVLSSDCLCEKSISLLECRLCLYLHHAARFPIITVRRRTISASCGDITQLRNNSTSIRWHDTRSERTNSRFWKLLRLALPLRPLALGKRLIDSTSSHSDLASVATRYTHAQTVSLSQRSKGGRSGMRHQSVRDRSGRSCEQKGRGCAICVSFQESRRIWGGVIAAHWNTHLHQPVANGTIPHATHNSNTEPGDIPGNDLCPCEPINNNQTNELQTTYC, encoded by the exons ATGCCGTTGGTCTTCACACTTCTCTGCCTCTGTGTTTTAAAGATGGGCGGCTTCTCAGCATCTGTCACTCAACCCACCGTCCAATCAG agcttCAGTGTCATGACTGGGGCGTGTGGAGCGAGGGTTCGGTGCGGGTGTATGACGGGGAGGTGGCGTATATCTACTGTCCGCTCTTCTCTTATCCCACGCTCTACAGCTACAGTCAGATTCAGAACAGCAGTCTGTCTCTGCTGTGgtaccgacacacacacacacacgagctggAGCAGCCCATCAACCTCAGACTACACACACTGCACAAAGACCGCGAGTACCTGTGGATACAGCCGGCCTCGGTGCAGGACGCAGGACTCTACATCTGCATGCTCCG caacattgcctCGTGTGTGAAGATCGGCGTGAAGCTGGAGGTGGTTCAGAAAGACGGAGAGTGTGACCTGAGAGCTCGACCTCACCTGAACGTGACCATCCCGATACAGAGCGAGCGAACCCTCACCTGTCCAGACCTGAACACACTCACGCTGCCCAACAGCACACACTCCGTCAGCTGGTACCAC TTCTGCAGTACTCATCTGTTTCAAGGACACCGAAAGCTGAAAGGAGATGATCTGGTGATCTACTGGATGATGGAGTCGTACACAGGCCTCTACACCTGTGTGGTTTCATATCAGATGAACGGACGCATGCTTCAGTTCACACGCAACATTAATGTCACTGCTGTTG TTCCTAATATTGGCAGTAAAGTTCCCATCATCCTGAATCCCGCGAGTAATCAGATCTACACGGTGACTCTGG GAGATACAGTGACACTGTCCTGTCGTGTGCATCTGCCTCACCTGTACGAGGAAAAGCACCACATCTGGTGGACCATCGATAAAAAAACCTTGGAGCAACTCGCTGACCCACGATTCAGCTCACCTGAGGCCAC gcTTCTGTCATATGAGTACGGTGACGAGATGAAAGAACGAGTCCTGAATGTGATGGATTTTTCAGCTGATGACCTGCAGAGGGAGTTTAACTGCTCTGTCAGAAACAGCCAAGGGTTCAACACCCGCCGAGCCGTACTGAAGGCCGAAC cgtaCGTCCCGACTCTAGAGCTGGGCTGTGGTTTAGGAGTGACGCTGGCGCTCATGTTGATGATGTTCGTCATCTATCACGTGTTCTGGCTCGAGCTGCTGCTGCTCTATCGCTCGTGGTTCGGCTCAGATGAGAGATACACAG ATGATAAGCAGTATGACGTGTACATCTCATACGCTCGCAACAGTGAGGAGGAGGAGTTCGTTCTGTCCACGCTGCGTCGAGTCCTGGAGACTGAGTTCGGTTACTCTGTCTGCATCTTCGACAGGGACAGTCTTCCTGGAGGAA atctgATGGAGTCGGTTCTCAGGTGTATGCAGGCGTGTCGGCGGCTGCTGGTGGTGTTGAGCTCGGATTGTTTGTGTGAGAAGAGCATCAGTCTGCTGGAGTGTCGTCTGTGTTTGTACCTGCATCACGCGGCGCGTTTTCCCATCATCACTGTGAGACGACGCACGATTAGCGCCTCCTGCGGCGACATCACGCAACTGCGCAACAACTCCACCTCCATCCGCTGGCACGACACGCGCTCCGAGCGAACCAACTCACGCTTCTGGAAACTTCTGCGGCTCGCGCTGCCTCTGCGACCACTTGCGCTCGGGAAAAGACTCATCGATAGCACTTCCTCCCATTCGGACCTGGCGTCTGTCGCGACACGTTACACACATGCGCAGACCGTCTCGCTCAGTCAACGTAGCAAAGGGGGGCGGAGCGGAATGAGACACCAGAGCGTACGTGACAGAAGTGGGCGGAGCTGTGAACAAAAGGGGCGGGGCTGCGCAATCTGCGTGAGCTTTCAGGAAAGTCGTCGAATTTGGGGCGGAGTTATCGCTGCCCATTGGAACACACACCTGCATCAACCTGTAGCCAATGGGACGATACCTCACGCCACACACAACTCCAACACTGAACCCGGAGACATCCCTGGGAACGATCTTTGCCCTTGTGAACCAATCAACAACAACCAGACAAATGAGCTACAAACCACTTACTGTTGA